In Bordetella holmesii ATCC 51541, the following proteins share a genomic window:
- a CDS encoding binding--dependent transport system inner membrane component family protein, translating into MSTQSNKGGRSLILVSVLSLIGFLLVWEALCRGGAVDPIFLPAPSQVLARAMSMSDQGALFYNVLASARRVMVGFIAAIVVAIPLGILLGTSRVARSVFDPIISFLRPLPSMSWIPLSLLWFGITETQKYSIVFMGSFVPALLYVMEATRSIDPLLVRAARNLGANRWQIMREVLFPGCLPQIISGMKIILGLSWTCVISAELVASKEGLGFMIMNGKEFFQTDTVVLGMVLISFTVLVTDLCLRLLERWILFQQYALFPWRTV; encoded by the coding sequence ATGTCCACGCAATCTAACAAAGGAGGCCGTTCGCTGATTCTGGTCAGCGTTCTGTCTCTGATTGGTTTTCTTCTGGTGTGGGAGGCGCTGTGCCGAGGCGGCGCCGTGGATCCCATTTTCCTGCCCGCGCCGTCTCAAGTCCTGGCCCGGGCCATGTCGATGTCCGACCAAGGCGCCTTGTTCTACAACGTGTTGGCTTCGGCGCGCCGTGTGATGGTGGGCTTCATCGCCGCCATCGTCGTCGCCATCCCACTGGGAATCCTGCTGGGCACATCGCGCGTGGCGCGCTCGGTGTTCGACCCCATCATTTCCTTCTTGCGGCCGCTGCCTTCCATGAGCTGGATTCCGCTGTCGCTGCTGTGGTTCGGTATCACCGAAACGCAGAAGTACAGCATAGTCTTCATGGGGTCCTTCGTCCCGGCGTTGCTTTACGTGATGGAAGCCACGCGCAGCATCGATCCGCTGCTGGTGCGCGCCGCCCGCAACCTGGGTGCGAATCGCTGGCAGATTATGCGGGAAGTACTTTTTCCGGGTTGCCTACCTCAAATCATCTCCGGAATGAAGATCATCCTGGGACTGTCCTGGACCTGCGTCATCTCCGCGGAGCTGGTGGCATCCAAGGAAGGCCTTGGCTTCATGATCATGAACGGCAAAGAGTTCTTCCAGACCGACACCGTCGTGCTCGGCATGGTTCTGATCAGTTTCACGGTCCTGGTGACGGACCTCTGCTTGCGCCTACTTGAGCGCTGGATACTCTTTCAGCAGTACGCACTTTTTCCTTGGCGCACGGTATAG
- a CDS encoding ABC transporter, substrate-binding, aliphatic sulfonates family protein, which produces MLKRATALAAASTMGFPMIARAAKTRLTYGGSGWLGHYSAYIALKTGLFDKQGLDIVWQSFATSSDRMGAVMAGNIDLAGTGVVSSLALMAAGARQFQVIATPNNFGRAEGVLVREDVNDVAGLKGKKIGVTYASSAHVLLLDVLQQAGLNPDKDVTIINLPATNLLAAFQGKQIEAAVVAWTPAFDRIKAIPGTRVLLDDTAFSLYKQYGITPGPDVLLTRASIGKENPEAVHKFLTAVFQANTMMTESPAEAAKVLLELTGLSQQEQEAVITQTTWYTEKEQHALMVDPGNFVNGMQQLAGMLVSLKQIDKAPTVKDWVQTKYL; this is translated from the coding sequence ATGTTGAAACGCGCAACCGCGCTTGCCGCCGCCAGCACCATGGGCTTTCCTATGATTGCCCGAGCGGCCAAGACACGCCTGACCTACGGGGGATCAGGATGGCTGGGGCACTATTCTGCCTATATCGCCCTCAAGACCGGGCTGTTCGACAAGCAAGGTCTGGACATTGTCTGGCAGAGCTTCGCGACCTCGTCGGATCGCATGGGTGCCGTCATGGCTGGCAATATCGACCTGGCAGGCACGGGCGTGGTTTCGTCGTTGGCGCTGATGGCCGCTGGCGCTCGCCAGTTCCAGGTAATTGCCACGCCGAACAATTTCGGCCGGGCTGAAGGCGTACTGGTGCGTGAGGACGTCAACGATGTGGCAGGCCTGAAGGGCAAGAAAATCGGCGTGACCTATGCCTCCAGCGCCCACGTGCTCCTGCTGGACGTGCTGCAGCAAGCGGGGTTGAATCCCGACAAAGATGTCACCATCATCAATCTGCCGGCGACCAATCTGCTGGCTGCTTTCCAAGGCAAGCAAATCGAGGCGGCCGTGGTGGCCTGGACCCCGGCGTTCGACCGCATCAAAGCCATCCCCGGCACCCGGGTGTTGCTCGATGACACGGCGTTCTCCCTGTATAAGCAGTACGGCATCACCCCAGGTCCGGATGTGCTTCTTACACGAGCCAGCATCGGCAAAGAGAACCCGGAGGCCGTGCACAAATTCCTGACTGCCGTATTCCAGGCCAACACCATGATGACCGAATCGCCCGCCGAGGCCGCCAAGGTATTGCTCGAACTCACCGGCCTGAGCCAGCAAGAACAGGAAGCCGTCATCACACAGACCACCTGGTACACCGAGAAAGAGCAGCACGCCCTCATGGTCGACCCAGGCAATTTCGTCAATGGTATGCAGCAACTGGCGGGCATGCTGGTTTCGCTCAAGCAGATCGACAAGGCACCCACGGTCAAAGACTGGGTCCAGACCAAGTACCTGTGA
- a CDS encoding lysR family transcriptional regulator domain protein produces the protein MKILPLTLPTTSAEIPNSRSFYLAARASEAGRLPYEAREAILVAVESLYDKEIVPALRLPSATLWRSLRR, from the coding sequence TTGAAGATCCTGCCTCTGACGCTGCCGACCACCAGCGCCGAAATCCCCAATAGCCGCAGCTTCTATCTGGCTGCACGCGCCAGTGAGGCCGGCCGGCTCCCGTATGAGGCACGTGAGGCGATTCTGGTGGCGGTGGAGTCACTCTACGACAAAGAAATCGTCCCGGCACTGCGCTTGCCCAGCGCCACCTTGTGGCGCAGCCTGCGCCGCTAG
- a CDS encoding dihydrolipoyl dehydrogenase: MSNLKPIKIPDIGDFKEVEVIEVLVAVGDTIKAEQSLITVESDKASMEIPASEGGVVKSVKVKVGDKVAEGAVILEIEAGAEAGKADAAQPEAAKAEAPKAAAAPANAKPAKAAAAYSGSADLECDVLVLGAGPGGYSAAFRAADLGLSTVLVERYATLGGVCLNVGCIPSKALLHNSAVIDEARALAAHGISFGEPKIDLDKLRGYKDSVVAKLTGGLAGMAKARKVSVVTGVGEFADFHHLTVKASDGKSQTIRFKNAIIAAGSQSVKLPFLPQDDRIVDSTGALALREIPKKMLIIGGGIIGLEMGTVYSTLGARLDVVEMLDGLMQGADRDLVKVWQKMNTGRFDNIMLKTKTVGAEARADGIYVSFEGEGAPKEPQRYDLVLQAVGRSPNGKKIAADKAGIAVTDRGFIEVDRQMRTNVPHIFAIGDIVGQPMLAHKAVHEGHVAAEICAGQKSFFDARVIPSVAYTDPEVAWVGLTEDDAKKQGIKVEKGVFPWAASGRAIANGRDEGFTKLLFDAETHRILGGGIVGTHAGDLISEIALAVEMGADVVDIAKTIHPHPTLGESVGMAAEVAEGVCTDLPPQRKK; encoded by the coding sequence ATGAGCAATCTCAAGCCAATCAAGATCCCGGACATCGGTGACTTCAAGGAAGTCGAAGTCATCGAGGTGCTGGTTGCCGTGGGCGACACCATTAAAGCTGAGCAAAGCCTGATTACCGTCGAATCCGACAAGGCCTCGATGGAGATCCCGGCATCCGAAGGCGGCGTGGTCAAGTCGGTCAAGGTCAAGGTGGGCGACAAGGTCGCCGAGGGCGCGGTCATTCTGGAGATCGAGGCTGGTGCGGAGGCGGGCAAGGCCGACGCTGCCCAGCCTGAGGCCGCCAAGGCCGAAGCACCCAAGGCTGCCGCCGCGCCTGCCAACGCCAAGCCCGCCAAGGCGGCCGCCGCTTACAGCGGCTCGGCCGATCTGGAGTGCGACGTCCTCGTGCTGGGCGCGGGCCCCGGCGGGTATTCGGCGGCATTTCGCGCCGCCGATCTGGGCCTGTCGACCGTGCTGGTCGAGCGCTACGCCACCCTGGGGGGCGTGTGCCTGAACGTCGGTTGCATTCCGTCCAAGGCCCTGTTGCACAATAGCGCCGTCATCGACGAGGCGCGGGCCCTGGCCGCGCACGGCATCAGCTTCGGCGAGCCCAAGATCGATCTGGACAAGCTGCGCGGCTACAAAGACAGCGTGGTGGCCAAGCTCACGGGTGGTCTGGCCGGCATGGCCAAAGCACGCAAGGTCAGCGTGGTCACCGGGGTGGGCGAGTTCGCCGACTTCCATCATCTGACGGTCAAAGCCTCCGATGGCAAAAGCCAGACCATACGCTTCAAGAACGCCATCATCGCCGCCGGCAGCCAGTCGGTGAAGCTGCCGTTCCTGCCGCAAGATGACCGCATCGTGGACTCGACCGGCGCGCTGGCGTTGCGTGAGATCCCCAAGAAGATGCTCATCATCGGTGGCGGCATCATCGGCCTTGAGATGGGCACGGTGTACTCGACGCTGGGAGCGCGCCTGGACGTGGTGGAGATGCTCGATGGCCTGATGCAGGGCGCGGACCGCGACCTGGTCAAAGTGTGGCAGAAGATGAATACCGGCCGTTTTGACAACATCATGCTCAAGACCAAGACGGTGGGCGCCGAGGCGCGCGCGGACGGCATCTACGTCAGCTTCGAGGGCGAAGGCGCACCCAAGGAACCGCAGCGTTACGACCTGGTATTGCAGGCCGTGGGCCGCAGCCCCAATGGCAAGAAGATCGCCGCCGATAAGGCGGGTATTGCCGTGACCGACCGGGGCTTCATCGAGGTGGATCGCCAGATGCGCACCAATGTGCCGCACATCTTCGCCATCGGCGACATCGTGGGCCAGCCCATGCTTGCGCACAAGGCCGTGCACGAGGGGCATGTGGCGGCCGAAATCTGCGCCGGCCAGAAGTCCTTCTTCGACGCCCGCGTCATTCCTTCGGTGGCGTACACCGATCCGGAAGTGGCCTGGGTGGGCCTGACCGAGGATGACGCCAAGAAGCAGGGCATCAAGGTCGAGAAGGGTGTGTTCCCTTGGGCCGCCTCGGGCCGCGCCATCGCCAATGGCCGCGACGAAGGCTTCACCAAGCTGCTGTTCGATGCCGAGACGCACCGCATTCTGGGCGGCGGCATCGTGGGCACCCATGCGGGCGATCTCATCAGCGAAATCGCGCTGGCCGTCGAAATGGGCGCCGACGTGGTGGACATCGCCAAGACCATCCACCCCCACCCGACCCTGGGCGAATCGGTCGGCATGGCCGCCGAGGTCGCCGAAGGCGTCTGCACCGACCTGCCGCCGCAGCGCAAGAAGTAA
- the aceF gene encoding dihydrolipoyllysine-residue acetyltransferase translates to MDVAVPDIGDFKDVEVIEVLVAVGDTIKPEQSLITVESDKASMEIPATAGGVVKSIKIKVGDRINKGDVILVAEGAAAPAAKAEAAAPKAEAPAAKAESAAAPAKAAAPAQRPSPTQDLEDAALKPGQLPHASPSVRKFARELGVNLSRVTGSGPKGRIVLDDVRGFVKTALAAPAPAAQGDGVALGLLPWPKVDFTKFGPVDAKPLSRIKKISGANLHRNWVMIPHVTNNDEADITDLEALRVQLNKENEKSGVKVTMLAFVIKAVVAALKKFPEFNASLDGDNLVYKQYFHIGFAADTPNGLVVPVVRDADKKGIIELARETSELAKKARDGKVSPADMQGGCFSISSLGGIGGTHFTPIINAPEVAILGLSRSFQKPVWDGKQFVPRLTLPLSLSYDHRVIDGAAAARFNAYLGQLLADFRRIAL, encoded by the coding sequence GTGGATGTCGCCGTGCCGGATATCGGTGACTTCAAGGATGTGGAAGTCATCGAAGTGTTGGTGGCCGTGGGCGACACCATCAAGCCCGAGCAAAGCCTCATTACCGTCGAGTCCGACAAGGCATCGATGGAGATCCCCGCCACGGCCGGTGGCGTGGTCAAGTCCATCAAGATCAAGGTGGGCGACCGTATCAACAAGGGTGATGTGATTCTGGTGGCTGAAGGCGCTGCTGCGCCGGCGGCCAAGGCTGAAGCCGCCGCGCCCAAGGCCGAGGCGCCGGCGGCCAAGGCCGAAAGCGCCGCAGCTCCCGCCAAGGCGGCCGCGCCAGCGCAGCGTCCCTCGCCCACGCAGGACCTGGAAGACGCCGCTCTCAAGCCCGGCCAGTTGCCTCATGCCTCGCCGTCGGTGCGCAAATTTGCCCGCGAATTGGGCGTGAACCTCTCGCGCGTCACCGGCAGCGGCCCCAAGGGCAGGATCGTGCTCGACGATGTGCGCGGCTTCGTCAAAACCGCGCTGGCCGCCCCAGCGCCCGCGGCCCAAGGCGATGGCGTAGCGCTGGGCCTGCTGCCCTGGCCGAAGGTGGACTTCACCAAGTTCGGCCCGGTCGACGCCAAGCCGCTGTCGCGGATCAAGAAGATTTCCGGCGCCAACCTGCATCGCAACTGGGTCATGATCCCGCACGTCACCAACAATGACGAAGCGGACATCACCGACCTCGAAGCCCTGCGCGTGCAGTTGAACAAAGAGAACGAGAAATCGGGCGTGAAGGTCACCATGCTGGCCTTTGTCATCAAGGCCGTGGTCGCCGCCCTGAAGAAATTCCCCGAGTTCAACGCCTCGCTCGACGGCGACAACCTGGTCTACAAGCAGTATTTCCACATCGGCTTCGCGGCGGATACGCCCAACGGGCTGGTGGTGCCGGTGGTGCGCGATGCGGACAAGAAGGGCATTATCGAATTGGCGCGCGAGACCTCCGAGCTGGCCAAGAAGGCGCGCGACGGCAAGGTGTCGCCGGCCGACATGCAAGGCGGTTGCTTCTCGATTTCGTCGTTGGGTGGCATTGGTGGCACGCACTTCACGCCCATCATCAACGCGCCCGAAGTGGCCATTCTGGGGCTGTCGCGCTCCTTCCAGAAACCGGTGTGGGACGGCAAGCAGTTCGTGCCGCGCCTGACGCTGCCGCTGTCGCTGTCGTATGACCACCGCGTCATCGACGGTGCGGCTGCGGCCCGCTTTAACGCTTACCTCGGCCAGTTGCTGGCTGATTTCCGTCGTATCGCGCTGTAA
- a CDS encoding pyruvate dehydrogenase (acetyl-transferring), homodimeric type yields MSSPAQAGGLLAANDEDTQETQEWLEALAAVLDREGPQRAHYLLERLIDEARRSGAHIPFSPNTAYVNTIPPGLEPAHPGNLELESRIRSYVRWNAMAMVVKANKHNPADGGDLGGHIASFASLATMIGCGQNHFWHAESDDHGGDLVYFQGHTSPGMYGRAYLEGRLTEEQLNHFRQEVDGKGLSSYPHPKLMPDFWQFPTVSMGLGPLMAIYQARFLKYLHARGIADTSKRKVWVFCGDGEMDEPESLGAIALAAREKLDNLIFVVNCNLQRLDGPVRGNGKIIQELEGDFRGSGWNVIKLIWGGYWDPLLAHDKEGILRKIMEETVDGEYQAYKANDGKFVREHFFGKHPKLLEAVARMSDEDIWRLNRGGHDPHKVYAAFDAASNHNGQPTVILAKTIKGYGLGQVGQAKNPTHQQKKLELDSIREFRDRFGIPIADDQLENLPYFKPAEDSPEMKYLHERRKALGGYLPKRRQKADEQLKVPALEAFKSVLEPTAEGREISTTQAFVRVLNQILRDKQIGPRVVPILADESRTFGMEGLFRQIGIYAPEGQKYVPVDKDQVMYYKESADGQLLQEGINEAGAMSSWIAAATSYSTNNRIMVPFFIYYSMFGFQRIGDLAWAAGDMQARGFLLGGTAGRTTLNGEGLQHEDGHSHILASTIPNCVSYDPTFAHELAVIVQHGMKRMVEDQENVYYYLTVMNENYVQPGLKAGDEDGIIKGMYKLQSKGAAKAKARVQLMGSGTILREVMAAQDLLDADWGVASDVWSVTSFTELRRNGLDTERFNMLHPEAPAQVAYVTEQLASTDGPIIASTDYMKLFADQIRPFMPKGREYKVLGTDGFGRSDFRSKLREHFEIDRHFVVVAALKALADEGKVPAAKVAEAIKKYGINPNKANPQYA; encoded by the coding sequence ATGTCCTCTCCCGCTCAGGCCGGCGGCCTTCTGGCTGCCAACGACGAAGACACCCAAGAAACCCAGGAGTGGCTGGAAGCCCTGGCTGCCGTCCTCGATCGCGAAGGTCCGCAACGCGCGCACTACCTTCTGGAGCGCCTGATTGATGAGGCTCGCCGCTCCGGCGCCCACATCCCGTTCTCGCCCAATACGGCCTACGTCAACACCATCCCGCCGGGCCTGGAGCCCGCGCATCCGGGCAATCTGGAGCTGGAGTCGCGGATTCGCTCCTATGTGCGCTGGAACGCGATGGCCATGGTGGTCAAGGCCAACAAGCATAACCCGGCCGATGGCGGCGACCTGGGCGGGCACATTGCCTCGTTTGCCTCGCTGGCGACCATGATCGGTTGCGGTCAGAACCACTTCTGGCATGCAGAGAGCGACGATCATGGCGGCGACCTGGTGTATTTCCAGGGCCACACCTCGCCCGGCATGTACGGCCGCGCCTATCTCGAAGGCCGCCTGACCGAAGAGCAACTGAATCACTTCCGTCAGGAAGTCGACGGCAAAGGCCTGTCTTCTTACCCGCACCCGAAGTTGATGCCGGATTTCTGGCAGTTCCCGACGGTGTCCATGGGCCTGGGCCCGCTGATGGCTATCTATCAGGCACGCTTCTTGAAGTACCTGCATGCCCGTGGCATTGCGGACACCAGCAAGCGCAAGGTCTGGGTCTTCTGCGGCGACGGCGAAATGGACGAACCCGAATCCTTGGGCGCGATCGCCCTGGCTGCCCGCGAAAAGCTCGACAACCTGATTTTCGTCGTGAACTGCAACCTGCAGCGCCTCGACGGCCCGGTGCGCGGCAACGGCAAGATCATCCAGGAACTGGAAGGCGACTTCCGCGGTTCGGGCTGGAATGTGATCAAGCTGATCTGGGGCGGGTATTGGGACCCGCTGCTGGCGCATGACAAGGAAGGCATCCTGCGCAAGATCATGGAAGAGACCGTCGACGGCGAGTACCAGGCGTACAAGGCCAATGACGGCAAGTTCGTGCGCGAGCATTTCTTCGGCAAGCATCCCAAGCTGCTCGAAGCCGTTGCCCGCATGAGCGATGAAGACATCTGGCGCTTGAACCGCGGCGGCCACGATCCGCATAAGGTGTACGCGGCGTTTGACGCGGCCTCCAACCACAACGGCCAACCCACGGTCATTCTGGCCAAGACCATCAAGGGCTATGGCCTGGGCCAGGTGGGCCAGGCCAAGAACCCCACGCACCAGCAGAAAAAGCTCGAGCTGGATTCGATCCGCGAATTCCGCGATCGCTTCGGCATCCCCATCGCCGACGATCAGCTCGAGAACCTGCCGTACTTCAAGCCGGCGGAAGACTCGCCGGAGATGAAGTACCTGCACGAGCGCCGTAAGGCGCTGGGCGGTTACCTGCCCAAGCGTCGCCAGAAAGCCGACGAGCAGCTCAAGGTGCCCGCGCTCGAAGCCTTCAAGTCCGTGCTGGAGCCCACCGCCGAAGGGCGTGAGATTTCGACCACCCAGGCGTTTGTGCGGGTCTTGAATCAGATTCTGCGCGACAAGCAGATCGGGCCGCGCGTGGTGCCCATCCTGGCCGATGAGTCGCGCACCTTCGGTATGGAAGGCCTGTTCCGCCAGATCGGCATTTATGCTCCCGAAGGCCAGAAGTATGTGCCGGTCGACAAGGACCAGGTCATGTACTACAAGGAGTCCGCCGACGGTCAGCTCCTGCAGGAAGGCATCAACGAAGCGGGTGCCATGAGCTCGTGGATCGCGGCGGCCACGTCGTACTCCACCAACAACCGCATCATGGTGCCGTTCTTCATCTATTACTCGATGTTCGGCTTCCAGCGTATCGGCGACCTGGCCTGGGCGGCTGGCGACATGCAGGCCCGCGGCTTCTTGCTGGGTGGGACTGCCGGACGCACCACGCTCAATGGCGAAGGCCTGCAGCACGAGGACGGCCACAGCCACATCCTGGCGTCGACCATCCCCAACTGCGTGTCCTATGACCCGACGTTTGCCCACGAACTGGCCGTCATCGTCCAGCATGGCATGAAGCGCATGGTCGAAGATCAGGAGAATGTGTATTACTACCTGACAGTGATGAACGAGAACTACGTCCAGCCGGGCCTGAAAGCGGGCGACGAGGACGGCATCATCAAGGGCATGTACAAGCTGCAGTCCAAGGGCGCCGCCAAGGCCAAGGCCCGCGTGCAGCTGATGGGCTCTGGCACGATTTTGCGTGAAGTGATGGCCGCGCAGGATCTGCTGGACGCCGATTGGGGCGTGGCATCCGACGTCTGGAGCGTGACTAGCTTCACCGAGCTGCGCCGCAATGGCCTGGATACCGAACGCTTCAACATGTTGCACCCGGAAGCGCCCGCTCAGGTGGCCTACGTGACCGAACAACTGGCCTCGACCGATGGCCCCATCATCGCGTCGACCGACTACATGAAGCTGTTCGCCGATCAGATCCGCCCCTTCATGCCCAAGGGCCGCGAATACAAGGTGCTTGGCACGGACGGCTTTGGCCGGTCGGACTTCCGCAGCAAGCTGCGCGAGCACTTCGAGATCGATCGTCATTTCGTGGTCGTGGCCGCGCTCAAGGCGCTGGCCGACGAAGGCAAGGTGCCGGCTGCCAAGGTCGCCGAGGCGATCAAGAAGTACGGCATCAACCCGAACAAAGCCAACCCGCAATACGCCTGA
- a CDS encoding sensory box protein, translating to MFSPAKSNIPNSFHDHARSRRRGLYWVTPALVLVLYICVMGMFFWLQRIHDDSVMFVTIDQELRQQRLLWVVLALSIVIIISLLMLWRYTRFRSTAEAALIAETGFRRAMENSMSTGMRVLDMEGRIAYVNPAFCRMIGWNEADLIGRSPPFPYWVPGRHEQHQHTLDVLVSGKTPSSGLEVEAQRRDGSRFTARMYVSPLLDPNGTQIGWMTSMTDITEPKRIREALTAAHERFMTVLEGLDDAISVTADTHDGLELLFANRTYRRVFGAQTGGHDELLAGRRGRFTDESVEVFAPSVQRWFEVHHRMLAWTDGRRVRMQVARDITERRTHEETSRLQQEKIQITSRLTTMGEMASSLAHELNQPLTAIANYSMGAVALVKAGHTSPTMLLPALEKAAAQAERAGKIISRIREFVKRSEPRRQRVPIGRIVDNAIGFAEIDARKRRIRIDSFVPSTAPDVMADPILIEQVLLNLLKNGLEAMEGSTSDELKVAVIPHDNLMEVAVVDRGHGIAEPERLFEPFFSTKSQGLGMGLNICRTIIESHHGRLWADPNPAGGTIFRFTLPCAAPEAPARNDQSEELHA from the coding sequence ATGTTCAGTCCCGCCAAGTCCAACATCCCGAATTCATTCCACGATCACGCCCGCTCACGCCGGCGCGGTCTGTATTGGGTGACGCCCGCGCTGGTGCTCGTCCTCTATATATGTGTGATGGGCATGTTTTTCTGGCTGCAACGCATCCATGACGACAGCGTCATGTTCGTGACCATCGACCAGGAGTTGCGCCAGCAGCGCCTGCTGTGGGTGGTTCTGGCCCTGTCCATCGTCATCATCATCAGTCTGCTGATGCTGTGGCGCTACACGCGTTTTCGCTCGACCGCCGAAGCCGCCCTCATCGCCGAAACCGGCTTTCGCCGCGCGATGGAGAACTCCATGTCCACCGGTATGCGCGTGCTGGACATGGAAGGCCGCATCGCCTATGTCAATCCCGCCTTTTGCCGGATGATAGGCTGGAACGAAGCCGACCTCATCGGCCGCAGCCCGCCCTTTCCCTATTGGGTGCCAGGCCGTCATGAGCAACATCAGCACACGCTCGATGTACTGGTGTCCGGCAAAACACCCTCCAGCGGCCTGGAGGTCGAAGCCCAGCGCCGCGATGGCTCTCGCTTTACCGCGCGCATGTATGTCTCGCCGCTGCTGGACCCCAACGGCACGCAGATCGGCTGGATGACATCCATGACCGACATCACCGAACCCAAGCGTATCCGGGAAGCATTGACCGCCGCGCACGAGCGCTTCATGACGGTGCTCGAAGGGTTGGACGACGCCATTTCGGTCACCGCCGATACCCATGACGGGCTGGAGCTGCTGTTTGCCAACCGCACCTACCGCCGCGTCTTTGGCGCGCAGACCGGCGGGCACGACGAATTGCTGGCCGGGCGCCGTGGCCGCTTTACGGATGAGTCCGTGGAAGTCTTTGCGCCCTCGGTGCAGCGTTGGTTCGAGGTCCATCACCGCATGTTGGCCTGGACCGATGGCCGCCGTGTGCGCATGCAGGTGGCGCGCGACATCACCGAACGCCGCACGCACGAGGAAACCTCGCGCCTGCAACAAGAAAAAATCCAGATCACCAGCCGCCTGACCACCATGGGCGAAATGGCCTCCTCGCTCGCGCACGAGCTGAACCAGCCGCTGACGGCCATCGCCAACTACAGCATGGGCGCCGTGGCCCTGGTCAAGGCCGGCCACACCAGCCCCACCATGCTATTGCCAGCACTGGAAAAAGCCGCTGCGCAGGCCGAGCGGGCGGGCAAGATCATCAGCCGCATCCGCGAGTTCGTCAAACGCAGCGAACCCCGCCGCCAGCGCGTGCCCATCGGCCGTATCGTCGACAACGCCATCGGATTTGCCGAAATCGACGCGCGCAAACGCCGCATCCGTATCGACAGTTTCGTGCCCTCGACCGCGCCGGATGTGATGGCCGATCCCATCCTGATTGAACAGGTGCTGCTGAATCTGCTGAAAAACGGCCTCGAAGCCATGGAAGGCAGCACCTCCGATGAACTCAAGGTCGCGGTGATTCCCCACGACAACCTGATGGAAGTGGCCGTGGTCGATCGCGGCCACGGCATTGCCGAGCCCGAGCGGCTCTTCGAACCGTTCTTCAGCACCAAGTCCCAGGGCCTGGGCATGGGGCTGAACATCTGCCGTACCATTATCGAATCGCATCACGGCCGTTTGTGGGCCGATCCCAATCCGGCTGGCGGAACCATCTTCCGCTTTACCTTGCCCTGTGCGGCGCCAGAAGCGCCTG